From Synergistaceae bacterium:
CGTCTTTGTCCAGGAGCATGACGGCGTTGGAATTACTGGCCAGCCGGAGCCGCCGATATCTGCTCTGTGTCGAGACGGCATCCACTTTTACCCCCCCCCCCCCCCCGAATTTTTAGCGCCTTTTTCGTGCTTTTTGGCGCTTACGCCGGATGTTTCCCGAATTTCGAGCGTCATGCCGTCCCTTCTCTCGGTTTGATTTGTTCTTTTGGCAGCCAGGCCGCCAGAATGTCGTTCAGCTTCGATGGCTCTATCGGTTTGGGGATATAGTCGGTGAGGCCCGACTGGATGAAGAACTCCCTCATGCCCTCGTCCGCGTTGGCGGAGAGCATGATGATGGGGAGTTTGTCCTGACTTTCGCCCAGGGCTCTGATGGCCTGGGCGGTTTGGATTCCATCCATCCCCGGCATCATGTGGTCCACGAAAACCAGATCGTAGTCGTGGGCCCTCGCCATTTTCAGCGCCTGTTCCCCGCTTTTCGCCAAATCCGGTTCGATTCCGTGTTTCGCGAGGTATCCGGCGGCGATGCGGAGGTTGGCGACGTTGTCGTCCGTTACCAAAACTGACGTTCCGGGACGAACCATGACGTGCGGGAAGTCCCCCGACCGCTCCAGCTCTTCGGGGTTCCCCTCTCTTATGGGCAGCAGAATTGTGAAAACCGAGGTTTTGTTTTGGTTTTGCCCGCCCTCTCCGTGACTTGCCGTGACTGCGCCGCCCATCATCTCCACGAGCCGCGCCGCGAGGCATAACCCGAGGGTCTCTCCCGTTAGATCCGCCCAGGCCGTGTCCGTTCCCGCGGGCGCGATTTTCGAGATTCTTTCGAATTTTTCTTTCCCTCGGCCTCCGTCCGTGGCCTCGATCCGGATGGACAGGAAATCGCCGCCTTCTTCACCTTTTTCGCATTCTTCGCGCTTGTGTTTCTCCCGCGTCAGGCTCAGGAGCAGGCGGCCCTTCTCGACGCGCTCCGAGACAATGCCCACGACACGCTCCAGGTCGATGCCCTCTAAAGCGCTGTCCAGGATGTTCGAGATCGCCCGGCGCAGCCGCGTCTCGTCGCCGTACAGCACGGGCGGGATGTCGTGCGCGATGGAGCTCAGGAAATCCAGAGGTTTGTCCCGGACGGTGAAGCGCGTGAAGGAGCAGACGTCGGAAAAAAGGGCGGAAATGTCGTAACTCGCGAGGGTCAGAGGCAGCTTCCCCGCCTCTATCCTGGAGAGTTCCAGGATGTCGTTGACGACTCTCATCAAAGAACGGGAAGTCTTTTGGATGTCCGAGAAATACCGGGCCTGTTCCTCGTCCAGGTTATCGACCCGCATCAGGTCGCCCATGCCGGTGATGACGCTCACCGGCGTCCGGATTTCGTGGCTTATGTAGGCCAGAAAGTGATTTTTCACCTCAGCCGAGGCTTTGTGGACGTCGGCCTTCGCGCTCAGTTCCCGTCGCAAGCCGGCGGAGTCGTAACAGAGGACGATCGCCCCTTCGAACTCGCCGTCGACGCCGAACGCGGGGGTGATGTGAACTTCGTACCGGCACGGTTCTTCCCGGCCCTGTGAAAGGGAGCGGAGGCTCGCCGCGCTTTTTTTGTCTCCGGTTTCGGCTTCATGGAGCCATCTCCGCACTCTGAGGGCGAACTCCGCGCCCAGGATGGAGCGGAAAACCTCGAAGGCATCCCGTCCCTCCGCCTGTTCAGAGCGGTCGAGCCCGGCCGCTTTCAAAAAGGCGTCGCCGCAGCGGACCACGCGCCCTTTCCGATCCAGCAGCAAAATGGGATTTCGGGAGTACATCAGCAGAAACCGCAGGTACCGACTCAGCTTTTGACGCTCAAACGCCCGACAGGACTCCATCATTCCGCTCATGGCGACGAAGGTTCGGTATCGCTCGATCTTCGCCTCCTGCCGCGCCAGAGCTCTGGAGAGCTTCCTGCTTTCGCGCAGAACTTCGCGCCTCTGTCGTTGCATATGCTCGGAAGGGGTCATAACGGCCCCCTCCTCGTTTCTAAAATTTCTGAAATGGGAGACGTCAATGCTGCAGAAAGCGGCGCTTCGACGAAGCGGTTTCTCTGTGAGAATTGCGATTTTTTTACAGATTTTACAGGTTTTGCAAATTTCGGACGTTCTGTCCGCCGACAGGAAACTCCAAAAAACCGGTTTTCTCCCGCGCCGCAGGCCGCAACGTCTCTCGTCTCTCCGTCTCCCATGGTCAACCCCTTATTTTCGGCAGAGATATACGCTTGCTTACACCATAACTATAAAATTGTAGTTAAACCCATAACTGCCAACGCTTTGCTCTTCTCTTTTGGTACTGCCACGCGCCAGCGTACTTATGTTTTTATTTAATCTGGAATTTATGGTTGCATTT
This genomic window contains:
- a CDS encoding response regulator yields the protein MTPSEHMQRQRREVLRESRKLSRALARQEAKIERYRTFVAMSGMMESCRAFERQKLSRYLRFLLMYSRNPILLLDRKGRVVRCGDAFLKAAGLDRSEQAEGRDAFEVFRSILGAEFALRVRRWLHEAETGDKKSAASLRSLSQGREEPCRYEVHITPAFGVDGEFEGAIVLCYDSAGLRRELSAKADVHKASAEVKNHFLAYISHEIRTPVSVITGMGDLMRVDNLDEEQARYFSDIQKTSRSLMRVVNDILELSRIEAGKLPLTLASYDISALFSDVCSFTRFTVRDKPLDFLSSIAHDIPPVLYGDETRLRRAISNILDSALEGIDLERVVGIVSERVEKGRLLLSLTREKHKREECEKGEEGGDFLSIRIEATDGGRGKEKFERISKIAPAGTDTAWADLTGETLGLCLAARLVEMMGGAVTASHGEGGQNQNKTSVFTILLPIREGNPEELERSGDFPHVMVRPGTSVLVTDDNVANLRIAAGYLAKHGIEPDLAKSGEQALKMARAHDYDLVFVDHMMPGMDGIQTAQAIRALGESQDKLPIIMLSANADEGMREFFIQSGLTDYIPKPIEPSKLNDILAAWLPKEQIKPREGTA